The following coding sequences lie in one Acropora palmata chromosome 3, jaAcrPala1.3, whole genome shotgun sequence genomic window:
- the LOC141877507 gene encoding interferon-inducible GTPase 5-like, which yields MIDPSDWELIYGDEIREYVERDGVPHIADFIRKKLETWHEVEVNLAITGDSGTGKSSFINAIRGLRDDDERAAQVGVTETTSLPTVYDHPANPNISFWDLPGIGTPNYPNLETYVRKVQLEKYDAFLIFTATRFTEHDLQLAKKVKSSGKKFLLIYTKIDENIRAEQRRREFNEEAVLEKIRRSCIVNLQELGSIDEQDIFLISNHHPAKWDFDRLTQAILDALPVFQRESLTLSLTNLTAQMLKRKADILRGRIWKVAAASAAAALVPIPGLSVAVDIGLITDEISFYRSQLGLPEEGSVEFARLTVSNQEKVRKICLTTTAQVAGFMAAFASESTLEEFSRFIPFVGVGIASGMSFATTYYGLQHCLGHVEESALTILSEAANEALQGF from the exons ATGATTGATCCAAGTGATTGGGAATTAATTTATGGTGACGAAATCAGGGAATATGTCGAAAGGGATGGCGTTCCACATATTGCCGATTTTATTAGAAAAAAGCTGGAGACGTGGCATGAAGTTGAAGTGAACTTAGCCATCACTGGTGACTCTGGAACAGGAAAATCTAGCTTTATCAATGCAATACGAGG ACTTAGGGATGACGATGAGAGGGCAGCCCAAGTTGGTGTCACTGAGACAACTTCATTACCAACTGTTTATGATCACCCTGCCAACCCTAACATATCATTTTGGGATCTTCCAGGAATAGGCACTCCAAATTATCCTAACCTAGAAACCTATGTTAGGAAAGTTCAACTGGAGAAGTATGATGCCTTTCTCATCTTTACAGCGACTCGATTCACCGAGCATGACTTACAGCTGGCAAAGAAAGTTAAATCAAGTGGCAAGAAGTTCTTGCTGATTTATACcaaaattgatgaaaatatTCGAGCGGAGCAAAGAAGGCGAGAATTTAATGAAGAAGCTGTGTTAGAGAAAATTCGACGCTCCTGTATTGTGAACCTACAGGAACTTGGTAGCATTGATGAACAAGACATATTTTTGATTAGCAACCATCATCCTGCCAAGTGGGATTTTGACCGACTGACACAGGCTATTTTAGATGCATTGCCAGTTTTCCAACGAGAGAGTCTGACCTTGTCACTCACCAATCTAACAGCCcaaatgttaaaaagaaaagcggACATACTCAGAGGGCGTATCTGGAAGGTTGCAGCAGCTTCTGCAGCAGCTGCACTTGTGCCGATTCCTGGTCTCTCTGTGGCAGTTGATATTGGTCTCATCACAGATGAAATCAGTTTTTACCGCTCACAGCTGGGTCTCCCTGAAGAAGGATCTGTGGAATTTGCCAGGCTTACTGTTAGTAATCAGGAGAAAGTTCGAAAAATATGCCTGACCACAACTGCTCAAGTCGCTGGGTTTATGGCAGCCTTTGCCTCAGAATCAACCCTTGAGGAATTCAGTCGTTTTATCCCATTTGTGGGTGTTGGCATTGCCAGTGGCATGTCATTTGCCACAACATATTATGGTCTTCAGCATTGTTTGGGGCATGTTGAAGAATCAGCCCTAACAATTCTTAGTGAGGCAGCTAATGAAGCACTGCAAGGTTTTTAG
- the LOC141877533 gene encoding interferon-gamma-inducible GTPase 10-like, with protein METYTKKVELEKYDAFLIFTATRFTENSLQLAVKIKSMKRKFIFIRSKIDNSARAESRKRSFDEQGMLTKIRRKCLERLGDLLSCEEDVFLISSHHPNKWDFYRLREAIFDAVIMLQEQESLTLRVLQDLVITS; from the coding sequence ATGGAAACATACACCAAGAAAGTTGAACTGGAGAAATACGATGCCTTTCTCATTTTCACAGCCACTCGCTTTACTGAAAACAGCTTGCAACTTGCTGTCAAAATCAAgtcaatgaaaaggaagttcATTTTCATCCGCTCTAAGATTGATAACAGTGCCAGAGCTGAGTCACGAAAACGATCATTTGACGAACAAGGAATGCTGACGAAAATACGTCGCAAATGTCTGGAACGTCTTGGTGACCTGCTCAGCTGTGAAGAAGATGTGTTTTTGATCAGTAGTCATCATCCTAACAAGTGGGATTTTTACAGACTTAGAGAGGCCATTTTTGATGCTGTGATAATGTTGCAGGAACAAGAGAGCCTGACTTTACGAGTTCTCCAGGACTTAGTCATAACATCTTAG